The following are from one region of the Rhizobium sullae genome:
- a CDS encoding DUF2628 domain-containing protein, producing the protein MTSSYLVLTPPGGTDVTHEKTRVIRDGFTLLGFLFPWLWLLAHRLWLHAIAAFLLQGLGGVLMDRPGLWPAGFAITIGTCILAGFEGQNLRIRNLASKGWNEEAVITADSLATAEEIYFSNFETNADGDSMPAPEWERHPPSPRRNGNTTSLGLFGFNGGR; encoded by the coding sequence ATGACTTCCAGCTATCTGGTTCTGACGCCTCCGGGCGGAACGGATGTCACCCATGAGAAGACGCGCGTCATCCGCGACGGCTTCACCCTGCTCGGCTTTCTTTTCCCCTGGCTATGGCTTCTTGCGCACCGGCTTTGGCTCCATGCGATTGCAGCATTCCTGCTTCAAGGCCTGGGCGGTGTTCTTATGGATCGGCCCGGGCTCTGGCCGGCAGGTTTTGCGATCACAATTGGTACCTGCATTCTGGCCGGTTTCGAGGGCCAGAACCTGCGGATCCGAAATCTCGCTTCCAAAGGCTGGAACGAGGAAGCCGTGATCACCGCGGATTCGCTTGCGACCGCAGAAGAGATCTACTTTTCGAATTTTGAGACCAATGCAGATGGCGACAGCATGCCCGCGCCGGAATGGGAGCGACATCCGCCTTCCCCCCGCCGCAACGGCAATACGACTTCGCTTGGTCTCTTTGGGTTTAACGGAGGACGCTAA
- the hisB gene encoding imidazoleglycerol-phosphate dehydratase HisB codes for MADTAASRTGSVSRKTKETSVSVSVNLDGSGKAKISTGVGFFDHMLDQLSRHSLIDMDIETKGDLHIDDHHTVEDTGIAIGQAIAKALGDRRGITRYASIDLAMDETMTKAAVDLSGRPFLVWNVAFSAPKIGAFDTELVREFFQALAQNAGITLHILNQYGANNHHIAETCFKAVARALRMATEIDPRQAGRVPSTKGTLV; via the coding sequence ATGGCCGATACTGCAGCAAGCCGCACGGGCAGTGTTTCCCGCAAGACGAAAGAGACTTCGGTTTCCGTTTCCGTCAATCTTGACGGCAGCGGCAAAGCCAAGATTTCGACGGGCGTCGGCTTCTTCGACCATATGCTAGACCAGCTTTCGCGACACTCACTGATCGACATGGACATCGAAACGAAGGGCGACCTGCATATCGACGATCACCACACAGTCGAAGATACCGGGATCGCGATAGGCCAGGCGATTGCAAAAGCGCTCGGCGACCGCCGCGGCATCACCCGCTATGCTTCGATCGACCTTGCCATGGACGAGACGATGACGAAAGCTGCTGTCGATCTTTCCGGTCGTCCGTTCCTGGTCTGGAATGTCGCCTTCAGCGCGCCGAAGATCGGCGCCTTCGACACCGAACTTGTCCGCGAATTCTTCCAAGCACTGGCGCAGAACGCCGGCATCACCTTGCATATCTTGAACCAATATGGTGCCAACAACCATCATATTGCAGAGACCTGCTTCAAGGCCGTTGCCCGCGCGCTGCGCATGGCGACAGAGATCGATCCGAGACAGGCGGGCCGTGTTCCCTCGACGAAGGGCACGCTCGTCTGA
- the hisA gene encoding 1-(5-phosphoribosyl)-5-[(5-phosphoribosylamino)methylideneamino]imidazole-4-carboxamide isomerase, producing the protein MILFPAIDLKDGHCVRLKLGDMEQATVYNPDPAAQAKTFEDQGFEWLHVVDLNGAFAGESVNGAAVDAILKATTNPVQLGGGIRTLAHIESWLVRGLTRVILGTIAVRDPALVIEACKQFPGRVAVGIDAKGGKVAVEGWAEASELGVIELARKFEGAGVAAIIYTDIDRDGILTGINWASTLELADAVSIPVIASGGLASIRDVKRMLQPDARKLEGAISGRALYDGRIDPKEALALIKAARQKDNAQ; encoded by the coding sequence ATGATATTATTTCCCGCCATTGACCTGAAGGACGGCCACTGCGTTCGCCTGAAGCTCGGCGACATGGAGCAGGCAACGGTCTACAACCCCGACCCTGCCGCGCAGGCGAAAACCTTCGAGGATCAGGGCTTCGAATGGCTTCATGTCGTTGACCTCAACGGTGCCTTTGCTGGCGAGAGCGTCAATGGAGCCGCTGTCGATGCAATCCTCAAGGCAACGACGAACCCGGTGCAGCTCGGTGGCGGCATCCGGACGCTTGCCCATATCGAAAGCTGGCTGGTACGTGGCCTGACCCGCGTGATCCTCGGCACGATCGCCGTTCGCGATCCGGCGCTTGTTATCGAAGCCTGCAAGCAGTTTCCCGGCCGCGTTGCCGTTGGTATCGATGCGAAAGGCGGTAAGGTTGCCGTCGAAGGTTGGGCGGAAGCGTCCGAGCTTGGCGTCATCGAACTTGCCAGGAAATTCGAAGGTGCCGGCGTCGCGGCGATCATATACACGGATATCGATCGCGACGGGATCCTGACCGGCATCAACTGGGCCTCGACGCTGGAGCTTGCCGATGCCGTTTCGATCCCGGTGATCGCCTCGGGCGGGCTCGCTTCGATCCGGGATGTGAAGCGCATGCTGCAGCCCGACGCCCGCAAGCTGGAAGGTGCCATCTCCGGCCGCGCGCTGTATGATGGGCGTATCGACCCCAAGGAAGCCTTGGCGCTGATCAAGGCGGCGCGGCAAAAGGATAATGCACAATGA
- the hslU gene encoding ATP-dependent protease ATPase subunit HslU — MTTFSPREIVSELDRYIIGQHEAKRAVAIALRNRWRRQQLDPSLRDEVMPKNILMIGPTGVGKTEISRRLAKLAGAPFIKVEATKFTEVGYVGRDVEQIIRDLVEIGIGLARDKKRAEVESKAHMSAEERVLDALVGSTASPATRDSFRKKLRNGELDDKEIDIEVADSGAGMGGFEIPGMPGANIGVLNISEMFGKALGGRTKKVRTTVKASYTDLIRDESDKLIDNEVIQREAVRAVENDGIVFLDEIDKIAARDGGMGAGVSREGVQRDLLPLVEGTTVSTKYGPVKTDHVLFIASGAFHVSKPSDLLPELQGRLPIRVELRPLTKEDFRRILTETEASLIRQYRALMETENLNLEFTDDAIDALADVAVHLNSSVENIGARRLQTVMERVLDDISFNAPDRGGSAVKIDSAYVREHVGDLAQNTDLSRFIL, encoded by the coding sequence ATGACCACCTTTTCCCCTCGCGAGATCGTTTCCGAACTCGACCGCTACATTATCGGTCAGCATGAGGCCAAGCGCGCCGTGGCGATCGCGCTCCGCAACCGCTGGCGCCGCCAGCAGCTCGATCCAAGCCTGCGCGACGAAGTGATGCCCAAGAATATCCTGATGATCGGCCCGACCGGCGTCGGCAAAACGGAGATTTCGCGCCGTCTTGCCAAACTTGCCGGTGCGCCTTTCATCAAGGTCGAGGCGACCAAGTTCACCGAGGTCGGCTATGTCGGCCGCGATGTCGAACAGATCATCCGCGACCTCGTCGAGATCGGCATCGGGCTCGCGCGCGACAAGAAGCGCGCCGAGGTCGAATCGAAGGCGCATATGAGCGCCGAGGAACGTGTGCTTGATGCCCTTGTCGGGTCTACCGCTTCTCCTGCCACGCGTGACAGCTTCCGCAAGAAGCTGCGCAATGGCGAACTGGACGATAAGGAGATTGATATCGAGGTTGCCGATAGCGGCGCGGGCATGGGCGGCTTTGAAATCCCCGGCATGCCCGGTGCCAATATCGGTGTTCTCAACATCTCGGAAATGTTCGGCAAGGCGCTGGGCGGGCGTACCAAAAAGGTCCGCACCACTGTTAAAGCCTCCTATACCGATCTGATCCGGGACGAGTCCGACAAGCTGATCGACAACGAAGTCATCCAGCGCGAAGCCGTGCGTGCTGTCGAGAATGACGGCATCGTCTTCCTCGATGAGATCGACAAGATTGCAGCGCGCGACGGCGGGATGGGTGCCGGCGTGTCGCGCGAGGGGGTGCAGCGCGATTTGCTACCGCTCGTCGAAGGAACGACTGTCTCCACGAAGTACGGGCCGGTGAAGACCGACCACGTTCTTTTCATCGCCTCGGGCGCCTTCCATGTCTCGAAGCCTTCCGATCTCTTGCCGGAATTGCAGGGCCGCCTGCCGATCCGTGTCGAACTTCGTCCGCTGACCAAGGAAGACTTTCGCCGTATCCTGACAGAAACCGAGGCAAGCCTGATCCGCCAGTATCGCGCGCTCATGGAAACAGAGAACCTGAACCTCGAATTTACCGACGACGCGATTGATGCCTTGGCCGATGTCGCCGTCCATCTGAACTCATCGGTCGAAAACATCGGCGCTCGCAGGCTGCAGACCGTGATGGAACGTGTGTTGGACGACATCTCGTTTAATGCCCCGGATCGCGGCGGTTCGGCGGTGAAGATCGACTCCGCCTATGTGCGTGAGCATGTCGGCGATCTGGCGCAGAACACGGACCTCTCGCGTTTCATCCTGTGA
- the hisH gene encoding imidazole glycerol phosphate synthase subunit HisH — MRVAIIDYGSGNLRSATKAFERAAREAGIDAHIDLTDKADNVASADRIVLPGVGAYADCRHGLDAVPGLAEALIEAVERKARPFLGICVGMQLMSSRGLEKTVTRGFGWIPGDVVEMNPNDPDLKIPQIGWNTLDLKHPHPLFEGIPTGPDGLHAYFVHSYHLAARNAGDVIATTEYGGPMTAFVGRDNMAGSQFHPEKSQKLGLALITNFLRWKP, encoded by the coding sequence ATGCGCGTCGCAATTATCGACTACGGCTCGGGCAATCTGCGCTCGGCAACAAAGGCCTTTGAGCGTGCAGCGCGCGAGGCAGGCATCGACGCGCATATCGACCTGACGGACAAGGCCGACAATGTCGCGTCGGCCGACCGCATCGTTCTGCCGGGCGTCGGTGCCTATGCCGATTGCCGCCACGGGCTCGATGCTGTTCCCGGCCTGGCCGAGGCGCTGATCGAAGCGGTCGAAAGGAAGGCTCGGCCCTTCCTCGGCATCTGTGTCGGCATGCAACTGATGTCGTCACGCGGCCTCGAAAAGACGGTGACGCGAGGTTTTGGCTGGATTCCTGGCGACGTCGTCGAAATGAACCCCAACGATCCCGATCTCAAGATACCGCAGATCGGCTGGAACACGCTCGACCTCAAGCATCCGCATCCGCTCTTCGAAGGCATTCCGACAGGGCCTGATGGTCTGCATGCCTATTTTGTGCATTCCTACCATTTGGCCGCCAGGAACGCCGGTGACGTCATTGCGACGACAGAGTATGGCGGGCCGATGACGGCCTTCGTCGGACGCGACAATATGGCCGGTTCGCAATTCCATCCGGAAAAAAGCCAGAAGCTTGGTCTTGCCCTGATCACCAATTTCCTGCGCTGGAAGCCTTAG
- a CDS encoding GNAT family N-acetyltransferase codes for MLKAKPVSRYRFRDVCREDLPLLAQWLTEPHVARWWGEPATELGSIEEAMTSKETRPMIVELDGKPIGYLQSYDPHLEEGHPYRDQPKGTLGIDISIGIPELTGKGHGAAIIRKLASELFAGGATRIVIDPDPENVQAIRAYEKAGFRYVDKRTSIYGPAHFMALDAPGETELP; via the coding sequence ATGCTGAAAGCTAAGCCTGTCTCGCGATATCGTTTCCGCGACGTCTGCCGCGAGGATCTCCCGCTTCTGGCGCAATGGCTTACGGAGCCGCATGTCGCGAGATGGTGGGGCGAACCTGCAACGGAGCTTGGTTCGATCGAAGAGGCAATGACGAGTAAGGAAACCCGGCCGATGATCGTGGAACTGGACGGAAAGCCTATAGGCTATCTGCAAAGTTACGATCCTCATCTCGAGGAGGGCCATCCCTATCGCGATCAGCCGAAGGGTACGCTCGGCATCGACATTTCGATCGGTATCCCGGAACTGACGGGCAAAGGCCACGGTGCTGCGATCATCCGCAAGCTTGCGTCCGAGCTTTTTGCAGGTGGCGCCACGCGCATCGTGATCGATCCGGATCCTGAAAACGTTCAGGCGATCAGGGCTTACGAGAAGGCGGGCTTTCGCTACGTCGATAAAAGAACTTCCATTTACGGTCCGGCCCATTTCATGGCACTGGACGCACCCGGAGAAACGGAATTACCATGA
- the hslV gene encoding ATP-dependent protease subunit HslV gives MTTIITIRKGGKVVMAGDGQVSLGQTVMKGNARKVRRIGKGEVIAGFAGATADAFTLLERLEKKLEQYPGQLMRAAVELAKDWRTDKYLRNLEAMMLVADKSITLAVTGNGDVLEPEHGATAIGSGGNFALAAARALMDTDKSAEEVARRALDIAADICVYTNHNVVMETLDAES, from the coding sequence ATGACAACGATTATTACAATTCGAAAGGGCGGCAAGGTGGTGATGGCCGGTGACGGCCAGGTCAGCCTCGGTCAGACCGTTATGAAGGGCAATGCCCGCAAGGTGCGGCGTATTGGCAAGGGCGAGGTCATTGCCGGTTTCGCGGGCGCGACCGCGGACGCCTTTACGCTGCTCGAGCGCCTTGAAAAGAAGCTCGAACAATATCCGGGCCAACTGATGCGCGCAGCCGTCGAACTCGCCAAGGACTGGCGCACGGACAAGTATCTTCGCAACCTCGAAGCCATGATGCTGGTCGCAGACAAATCGATAACACTGGCAGTCACCGGCAACGGCGATGTTCTGGAGCCTGAGCATGGCGCTACGGCGATCGGCTCCGGCGGCAACTTCGCCTTGGCGGCAGCGCGTGCCCTGATGGATACGGACAAGTCCGCAGAAGAGGTCGCTCGCCGAGCGCTGGATATCGCAGCCGACATCTGCGTCTATACGAACCACAACGTGGTGATGGAAACACTGGATGCTGAAAGCTAA
- a CDS encoding DUF1402 family protein: MRRLLTCLLIAVAALTSVPAHAMQVVPPGNRNVEQPAVPGASVRRTKGTKTTFDRKYEKVYELLSTDHELMSKIRKTAAAYGIEPIHIIGAIVGEHTYNVDAYDRLQSYYVKAASYAGESFRFAYEGEDVDTFVDRPQFAECNGKRDSYLLWSCREDVWESEFRGRTVGGKSFPNNRFSAVFFQPFYAGQTFGLGQVNPLTALMLSDLVSRVSGYPRLNEKDAGAVYRAIMEPDISLAFVAASIRQSIDDYKQITGMDISNNPGLTATLYNVGNSRQRASALAARNQVAGAIVWPEENYYGWLINDKLDELEGLL, from the coding sequence GTGCGACGCCTTTTGACATGCCTCCTGATCGCCGTTGCGGCACTTACATCCGTGCCCGCCCATGCGATGCAGGTCGTGCCGCCCGGCAACCGCAACGTCGAGCAGCCTGCGGTCCCTGGCGCATCCGTCCGCCGCACCAAGGGTACCAAGACGACCTTCGATCGCAAGTATGAGAAGGTTTATGAGCTACTCTCCACCGATCACGAGCTGATGAGCAAGATCAGGAAGACGGCGGCCGCTTACGGCATTGAACCCATCCACATCATCGGGGCCATCGTCGGCGAGCACACCTATAACGTCGACGCCTATGACCGCCTTCAATCCTATTACGTCAAGGCCGCTTCCTACGCCGGCGAGAGCTTCCGTTTTGCCTATGAAGGCGAGGATGTCGACACCTTCGTCGATCGTCCACAGTTTGCCGAGTGCAACGGCAAGCGCGATTCCTATCTGCTTTGGAGCTGCCGTGAGGATGTCTGGGAAAGCGAGTTCCGCGGCAGGACCGTCGGCGGCAAGAGCTTCCCGAACAACCGCTTCAGCGCCGTGTTCTTCCAGCCGTTTTATGCCGGTCAAACCTTCGGTCTCGGCCAGGTGAACCCGCTGACGGCATTGATGCTGTCGGATCTGGTCAGCCGTGTTTCCGGCTATCCGAGACTGAACGAAAAGGATGCCGGCGCCGTTTACCGCGCCATCATGGAGCCGGATATCTCGCTCGCGTTCGTTGCGGCCTCCATCCGCCAGTCGATAGATGATTACAAGCAGATTACCGGCATGGATATTTCGAACAATCCCGGCCTGACCGCCACGCTTTACAATGTCGGCAATTCGCGCCAGCGCGCATCGGCTCTTGCCGCGAGGAACCAGGTCGCAGGTGCGATAGTCTGGCCGGAGGAGAATTATTACGGCTGGCTGATCAACGACAAGCTGGACGAGCTTGAGGGCCTGCTCTAA
- the hisF gene encoding imidazole glycerol phosphate synthase subunit HisF, with the protein MTLKARVIPCLDVKDGRVVKGVNFVNLIDAGDPVEAAKAYDAAGADELCFLDITASSDNRETIFDVVSRTAEQCFMPLTVGGGVRSLADIRKLLLCGADKVSINSAAVNNPDFVAEAADKFGDQCIVVSIDAKRRRTQAVGQDNLSAWEIYTHGGRNATGIDALEFAQKMVARGAGELLVTSMDRDGTKAGYDLELTRAIADSVRVPVIASGGVGDLDDLVAGVKDGHANAVLAASIFHFGTYSVGEAKHYMSSHGIAMRLD; encoded by the coding sequence ATGACCCTGAAAGCCCGCGTCATCCCCTGCCTCGACGTCAAGGACGGCCGTGTCGTCAAGGGCGTCAATTTCGTCAATCTGATTGATGCCGGCGATCCGGTCGAGGCTGCGAAAGCCTATGATGCAGCCGGCGCCGACGAACTCTGCTTCCTCGACATCACGGCTTCTTCCGACAACCGCGAAACCATTTTTGACGTCGTTTCCCGCACTGCCGAGCAGTGCTTCATGCCGCTGACCGTCGGCGGCGGCGTGCGCAGCCTCGCCGATATCCGCAAGCTACTTCTTTGCGGTGCCGACAAGGTTTCGATCAACTCAGCGGCGGTGAACAACCCGGATTTCGTCGCCGAAGCGGCTGACAAGTTCGGCGACCAATGCATCGTCGTTTCGATCGACGCCAAGCGGCGCCGCACCCAAGCCGTTGGCCAGGACAACTTGAGCGCCTGGGAAATCTATACCCACGGCGGACGCAATGCGACCGGCATCGATGCCTTGGAATTTGCGCAGAAGATGGTTGCGCGCGGGGCCGGGGAGCTTCTGGTCACTTCCATGGATCGCGACGGTACGAAAGCCGGCTACGATCTTGAACTCACCCGGGCGATCGCCGATTCCGTCCGCGTGCCCGTCATCGCTTCGGGCGGGGTCGGCGATCTCGACGACTTGGTCGCGGGCGTGAAGGATGGCCATGCCAATGCCGTGCTTGCTGCATCTATCT